In Nicotiana tabacum cultivar K326 chromosome 11, ASM71507v2, whole genome shotgun sequence, a single window of DNA contains:
- the LOC142165819 gene encoding uncharacterized protein LOC142165819 — translation MTQQLTLRLIHSETHVELILTLVYATCDRTERIELWDSLYAMASDMTVPCLVRCDFNVIWDEEEKFGGLPFSLIEVDDFRHCINTCNLTDLGFKGSIFTWWNGRSEEDCIFKRLDRCLGNNELQQTFLGLEITHLSKIGSDHCPMMLKCDIETPPIKKSFRFLNFWTKHETFKDLVKENWNIDFSANPFCIFNYKLKKLK, via the coding sequence atgaCTCAACAGCTGACTTTGAGATTAATACACTCTGAAACACATGTTGAGCTTATCCTTACACTAGTCTATGCTACATGTGATCGCACTGAAAGAATAGAACTGTGGGATTCATTGTATGCAATGGCATCAGATATGACAGTACCTTGTCTAGTCAGATGCGACTTTAATGTGATATGGGATGAGGAAGAGAAATTTGGGGGCTTGCCATTTTCTCTCATTGAAGTTGACGACTTCAGACACTGCATCAATACCTGCAACTTGACAGACTTGGGTTTTAAAGGAAgcatatttacatggtggaatggaaGATCAGAGGAGGACTGCATTTTTAAAAGATTGGACAGATGTCTTGGCAATAATGAATTACAACAGACCTTTCTTGGATTGGAGATAACTCACCTATCCAAAATTGGGTCTGACCATTGCCCAATGATGCTGAAATGTGATATAGAAACTCCTCCAATTAAGAAGTCATTCAGATTTCTTAACTTCTGGACAAAGCATGAAACCTTCAAAGATTTAGTAAAGGAGAATTGGAATATTGATTTTAGTGCTAACCCTTTCTGCATTTTTAACTACAAGTTAAAGAAGCTTAAATGA